A segment of the Collimonas fungivorans genome:
TACCAGAAGAGCGCGCATGTGCACAGCATGTCCAGCCAGTTCAGCGCCGACCTGGCCGATCGCGTGCGCGCCAATATCCGCGGCGCCGATAGCGGCGCATACAACTTGTCGCAGCAGACCTATCCGGCCGTCGAGGAATCCGCGCCGTCCTGCTCCGAGTCGGTCGGATGCACGCCGCAGGAACTGGCGGCAAAAGATATCCAGGAATGGCGCGTCAGCCTCGCCAATGCGGTGCCCGGCGGCTGGGGCGAGATCGCCGGTTCGCTGGCGGACGGCTTCACGGTCAAGGTGTATTTCCTGGATCCGCCTGCCACCGGCGGAGAGCCTGACGCGGTCGCAAAGAACTGTCTGCCCAGCGCCGCTGACCCGGCCCTGCACAAAGATGTGATGTGTATCGCCACCGCTTTTTTTCCATGAAAAAATCCTTGCGCCGGCAGTCGGGCCTGGTCCTCCCCATGCTGCTGATCAGCCTGCTGGTGATGATGCTGCTCGCCTTCAGTGTCTTGCGCGCCGCGCTGCTGGAAGAAAAAATGGCGGCCAATGCCGGCAACCAGCAAATGGCTTTCCAGGCCGCCGAACACGCGCTGCGTTTTTGCGAAAACCAGCTGCAACTGTCGCCGATCGCCATTCCGCAGCTTAAGCAAGGGCCGGTGCCAGTCGATGGCGGCAACAGCAAACCCTATTGGGAAATCGCGGACAGCTGGCGCAACAGCGAAGTTTCGGTAGCCGTGCCACGCCAGGCCGGCGAAGGGGCGCAGCCTGCCGCACCGTCGCGCTGCCTGGTTGAACGGCTGCAGTTCGATGCCGACCTGCAGTACCAGCCGCAACTGCCGCCGCCACGCCCGGCGTTCAGGATCACGGCAAGAGGCATAGGCGCCAGCAGCGCCGCAGTGGTGCTGTTGCAAAGCTACCTGCTCTTGCGTCAACCATGAAAGCCGTTTTTGCCTGTATCTGCGCGTGCATGCTGACCTATGGTTACGCGGAAAATACGCCGGATGAGCCGCCGTTCATTTATACGGCGAGCTATGAAGCGGCAACCTGGCAAGGTCACGTCAAAGCCTATCCAATCGGTGAAACCGGCGTTTCCGGAACGGCGCAATGGGACGCCGCCGACCTGGTCCCAGCCTGGCAGCTGCGCCAAATCCTGACCGCGACGGACGAGGACGCTGCGATTCCATTCGAATGGCAACACCTGGATGACCGGCAAAAAGCAGCCTTGTCATCGGAAGAGGTATTGCAATACCTGAGAGGCAACGATACGCTGGAAATCCGGCATGGCGGCCGGTTCCGCGATCGCCGAGGCAAACTGGGCGACATCATCAATTCAGTGCCGCTGTATGTCGGCTTGTCCGATTCCGCATACCAACGGCTGCCGGCAGAGGCCGGCGGCGACAGTTACCAGCGTTTCTTGAGCAGCAAGAAACAGCGCCGCGCCATGCTCTATGTCGGCGCCAACGACGGCATGCTGCATGGTTTCGATGCCATCGATGGTGTGGAAAAATCGGCTTTCATTCCGCGCGCGGTTTTTAATAACTTGTCGGTATTGAGCGAAGCCGGCTATGTGCACAGGTTGTTCGTCGACGGCCTGCTGACAGCCGGCGACGCCTATCTCGGCAAGGGCGACAGCGCTGCGTGGAAGACCATTCTGCTGGGTTCAACCGGCGCAGCTGCAAAGAGCCTGTTTGCATTGGACGCCAGCGATCCGGATGCGGCGCCTGGCTTTCCCTTGCTGTGGCAGAGAAGTGCGGAAGATGACGGCCAAGGAGCGCCCGACGACGACATGGGTTACCAGCTGGGTGAGGCTTTTGCGATTCGCCTGCGCAATGGCGACTGGGCCGCGATATACGGCAATGGCTATCAAAGCGCAAAGCAAGATGCCGCGCTGTATCTGGTCGAACTTGCCGGCGGCGAGCTGATAAGAAAGCTGGTTGTCGATGCAGCTGCATCGCAAGCTCCCAACGGTTTGTCGACCCCTGCCCTGGTTTTCAGCAAACAACGCGAGGTAAGCGCAGCCTATGCCGGCGACTTGCAAGGAAGCCTGTGGAAATTCGACCTGGGCGCAAGTGAGCCGCAAGGCTGGCAAGCTGCGTTCAATGGCCGGCCGCTGTTTGCGGCCGCCGACGACAGCGGCAAGTCGCAATCCCTCATCCTGCAGCCTTTGCTGGAACATCATCCCAAGGGCGGCGCCCTCGTCATGTTCGGCGCCGGCGACAAGCCGCAAACGACAAGCCTGTACGGTATCTGGGAAAAAACCGGCGCCGGTCCGATCGCGGACCGGAATCAGTTGCAGCGGCAAACCCTGGCAGAAGGCGAAACAGGGACATGGCAATTGAGCGGCAATGCCGTCGACTGGAACCAGCAGCGCGGCTG
Coding sequences within it:
- a CDS encoding pilus assembly protein, encoding MKAVFACICACMLTYGYAENTPDEPPFIYTASYEAATWQGHVKAYPIGETGVSGTAQWDAADLVPAWQLRQILTATDEDAAIPFEWQHLDDRQKAALSSEEVLQYLRGNDTLEIRHGGRFRDRRGKLGDIINSVPLYVGLSDSAYQRLPAEAGGDSYQRFLSSKKQRRAMLYVGANDGMLHGFDAIDGVEKSAFIPRAVFNNLSVLSEAGYVHRLFVDGLLTAGDAYLGKGDSAAWKTILLGSTGAAAKSLFALDASDPDAAPGFPLLWQRSAEDDGQGAPDDDMGYQLGEAFAIRLRNGDWAAIYGNGYQSAKQDAALYLVELAGGELIRKLVVDAAASQAPNGLSTPALVFSKQREVSAAYAGDLQGSLWKFDLGASEPQGWQAAFNGRPLFAAADDSGKSQSLILQPLLEHHPKGGALVMFGAGDKPQTTSLYGIWEKTGAGPIADRNQLQRQTLAEGETGTWQLSGNAVDWNQQRGWYIDLPEKVGQVVGKLQIIDGVLWVLTYSAAEGKSYLIAIEYSTGGATPDAALADFPKNVSMIEVAPSTVTPAAITLPDGRRQLVIKGRDGKPHAIRLNTPERRLLRTWRQLPVPLTPE
- the pilV gene encoding type IV pilus modification protein PilV, giving the protein MVPAGNHAVRQSGTGMIEVLVAIVIAAFAMFALIGMQTLALHYQKSAHVHSMSSQFSADLADRVRANIRGADSGAYNLSQQTYPAVEESAPSCSESVGCTPQELAAKDIQEWRVSLANAVPGGWGEIAGSLADGFTVKVYFLDPPATGGEPDAVAKNCLPSAADPALHKDVMCIATAFFP
- a CDS encoding pilus assembly PilX family protein; translation: MKKSLRRQSGLVLPMLLISLLVMMLLAFSVLRAALLEEKMAANAGNQQMAFQAAEHALRFCENQLQLSPIAIPQLKQGPVPVDGGNSKPYWEIADSWRNSEVSVAVPRQAGEGAQPAAPSRCLVERLQFDADLQYQPQLPPPRPAFRITARGIGASSAAVVLLQSYLLLRQP